The following proteins are co-located in the Desulfofundulus luciae genome:
- a CDS encoding type II toxin-antitoxin system HicB family antitoxin, which yields MVKERYIYPAIFDYADDGISIEFPDLPGCITCGDTEEEALHMAKEALALHLYGMEQEGMAIPEPSKISQIKAEPNQAIVLIEVWMPPFRDRMEEKAVKKTLTIPKWLNDMAEERKVNFSQVLQAALKEYLGLEGRHRQ from the coding sequence ATGGTAAAAGAGAGATATATATATCCAGCAATCTTTGATTATGCTGATGACGGCATTTCAATCGAATTTCCCGACCTTCCTGGATGCATTACCTGCGGCGATACTGAAGAAGAGGCCCTGCACATGGCCAAAGAAGCATTAGCACTCCACCTGTACGGCATGGAACAGGAGGGCATGGCCATCCCTGAGCCAAGCAAAATTAGCCAAATCAAGGCAGAGCCCAACCAAGCTATTGTGCTTATCGAAGTTTGGATGCCACCATTTCGCGACAGGATGGAAGAAAAGGCTGTTAAAAAAACTCTGACCATTCCCAAGTGGCTAAACGACATGGCCGAAGAAAGAAAAGTTAATTTTTCCCAAGTACTTCAAGCAGCGCTCAAAGAGTACCTTGGATTGGAAGGACGCCACAGGCAATAA
- a CDS encoding NifB/NifX family molybdenum-iron cluster-binding protein, with protein sequence MKIALPYDRGQVNQHFGRSEEFVIFEMAGQEIKSRETVSTVTLQHNHEGLAELFKNKGVDVLILGGVGPRAIQALQQYGLQVITGASGNVEEVARAFARGELVSRGSICDHGHGYGNQCHYGPGCR encoded by the coding sequence ATGAAAATTGCCCTCCCTTACGACCGCGGTCAGGTTAATCAGCATTTCGGCAGGAGCGAAGAATTTGTTATTTTCGAGATGGCCGGCCAGGAAATTAAAAGCCGGGAAACAGTATCCACCGTCACCCTGCAGCATAACCATGAAGGTCTGGCCGAACTGTTTAAAAACAAAGGGGTTGATGTATTAATTCTGGGCGGCGTAGGCCCCCGTGCCATACAAGCGCTGCAGCAATACGGCCTGCAGGTGATCACCGGCGCCAGCGGTAACGTGGAAGAGGTGGCCCGGGCCTTTGCCCGGGGGGAACTGGTCAGCCGGGGGTCCATATGTGACCACGGCCACGGTTACGGTAATCAATGCCACTACGGCCCGGGCTGCCGTTAG
- a CDS encoding spore coat protein CotJB, whose translation MDSRRLQLLHDIMALEFAAIELTLYLDTHPTEQEPLNDYNLVTERLNQLKAQYERMYGPLVSYGFSPSEYPWRWIEDPWPWEIQF comes from the coding sequence GTGGATTCGAGGCGATTGCAATTGCTGCATGATATTATGGCCCTGGAATTCGCGGCCATAGAGTTGACCCTTTACCTGGACACCCATCCCACTGAACAGGAGCCTTTAAATGATTACAACCTGGTTACCGAGCGCTTGAACCAGTTGAAGGCCCAGTACGAGCGCATGTACGGGCCGCTGGTATCTTATGGCTTTTCGCCCAGCGAATATCCCTGGCGCTGGATTGAAGATCCCTGGCCCTGGGAAATTCAATTTTAA
- a CDS encoding spore coat associated protein CotJA: MTTPEKTPGQEVKATAADPSPVAHTTAFYPPLRLAQAYVPPQRYGRTYSPAEALEKGTLFPELYSPYPY; encoded by the coding sequence ATGACCACTCCCGAAAAAACGCCCGGGCAGGAAGTAAAAGCAACCGCTGCAGACCCTTCCCCGGTCGCCCATACCACTGCCTTTTACCCCCCACTACGTCTGGCGCAGGCCTATGTACCCCCCCAGCGTTACGGCAGAACTTACAGTCCGGCGGAGGCTCTGGAAAAAGGGACCCTTTTCCCGGAACTTTACAGCCCCTACCCCTATTAA
- a CDS encoding manganese catalase family protein — protein sequence MWIYEKKLEYPVRVYKTDLRMAKYLMAQYGGPDSELSAAVRYLTQRYTMPTNKARGLLTDIGTEELAHWEIVGTMIYRLLKGATPEQLRREDLGAYFAEHDRAVYPVDASGVPWTAAYIQATGDPVTDLHENMAAEQKARTTYEHLIRLTDDPGVKDTLRFLREREVVHFQRFGEALVDVQEELTRKKVF from the coding sequence ATGTGGATTTACGAAAAAAAGCTGGAATATCCGGTAAGGGTCTATAAGACCGACCTGCGCATGGCCAAATATTTAATGGCCCAGTACGGCGGGCCGGATTCAGAATTATCTGCTGCCGTACGCTATTTGACCCAGCGCTACACCATGCCTACAAATAAAGCTCGAGGCCTGCTCACGGACATTGGCACCGAAGAGCTGGCCCACTGGGAAATTGTAGGTACCATGATCTACCGTTTATTGAAGGGTGCCACCCCGGAGCAGTTGCGCCGGGAAGATCTGGGAGCCTATTTTGCCGAACACGACCGGGCGGTCTACCCGGTGGATGCCAGCGGGGTCCCCTGGACGGCCGCCTATATTCAGGCCACGGGAGACCCGGTCACCGACCTGCATGAAAACATGGCGGCAGAACAAAAGGCCCGGACTACCTATGAGCATTTGATCCGCTTGACCGATGACCCCGGGGTAAAGGATACCCTGCGTTTCTTGCGGGAAAGGGAGGTAGTGCACTTCCAGCGTTTCGGTGAAGCGCTGGTTGACGTTCAGGAGGAGTTGACCCGGAAAAAGGTGTTTTAA
- a CDS encoding D-alanyl-D-alanine carboxypeptidase family protein gives MFARKILSTLLICLFTLACALPAWAVKEKEEGTSGGLDTTAESAVLMEAHTGKVLWAKNPDKELPMASVTKIMTLLLAVEAVEQGRVSLKDRVVASENAWEMGGSQIYLEPGEEFSFEEMLIAVAVGSANDASVAVAEHILGSEEAFVEAMNRRARQLGLTHTHFVNCTGLPARGHYTSAYDMAVILRECLKYPLFRRISSIYEYDLRGGKFKLWNTNKLLKWYEGVDAGKTGWTNEAKYCLASSAERDGLRLIVVVLGTPEPKSHFRESIKLYKYGFARYKAVNIYPAGAKVKSLPVSKGVVDKLDVVAKDRVTVVAPKGEDRGFTTHLELPSHVTAPVTRRQQLGFCVVKKDGQEVLRVPLVARYEVKKANLLQQIKKVFTRLHSVR, from the coding sequence ATGTTCGCCCGGAAAATCCTCAGTACCTTGTTGATTTGTTTATTTACCCTGGCCTGTGCCTTACCGGCCTGGGCGGTGAAAGAGAAGGAGGAAGGCACCAGCGGCGGGCTGGATACTACCGCCGAATCAGCGGTGCTCATGGAAGCCCATACGGGCAAGGTTTTATGGGCCAAAAATCCCGATAAGGAATTACCCATGGCCAGTGTGACCAAAATCATGACCCTTCTTTTAGCCGTGGAAGCCGTGGAACAGGGCAGGGTCAGTTTGAAGGACCGGGTGGTGGCCAGTGAAAACGCGTGGGAGATGGGCGGCTCCCAGATTTACCTTGAACCCGGGGAAGAATTCAGTTTCGAGGAAATGCTCATTGCCGTGGCCGTAGGATCGGCCAATGATGCCAGCGTGGCCGTGGCCGAGCACATCCTGGGGAGCGAAGAGGCTTTTGTGGAGGCCATGAACCGGCGGGCCAGGCAACTGGGCTTAACACACACCCACTTTGTCAACTGCACAGGCCTGCCGGCCAGGGGCCATTACACTTCGGCTTACGATATGGCGGTTATTTTGCGGGAATGTTTGAAATATCCCCTTTTCCGCCGCATCTCCTCCATCTACGAATATGATTTGCGGGGCGGGAAGTTCAAGCTGTGGAATACCAACAAGCTGCTCAAGTGGTACGAGGGCGTGGATGCTGGTAAGACGGGCTGGACCAACGAGGCCAAATATTGCCTGGCTTCTTCGGCGGAACGGGACGGCCTGCGGTTGATTGTGGTAGTCCTGGGTACACCCGAACCAAAGAGCCATTTCCGGGAATCCATCAAGCTTTACAAGTATGGCTTTGCCCGTTACAAGGCGGTAAACATCTACCCGGCGGGTGCTAAAGTAAAATCCCTGCCGGTAAGCAAGGGCGTGGTGGACAAGCTGGATGTGGTGGCAAAAGACCGGGTTACCGTGGTAGCACCAAAAGGGGAGGACCGGGGATTCACCACCCACCTGGAACTGCCCTCCCACGTAACCGCTCCCGTGACCCGGAGGCAGCAGCTTGGCTTCTGTGTAGTGAAAAAGGACGGGCAGGAAGTGCTACGGGTGCCTCTGGTGGCCCGGTATGAAGTTAAAAAGGCCAACTTGCTGCAGCAGATCA
- a CDS encoding type II toxin-antitoxin system HicA family toxin, translated as MKTYSLVTVPHPKKSLPAKTVKSIFKQAEIEA; from the coding sequence ATGAAAACATACTCCTTGGTTACCGTCCCCCACCCAAAGAAAAGCCTGCCAGCCAAAACAGTGAAAAGCATCTTTAAGCAAGCGGAGATAGAGGCGTAA
- a CDS encoding serine hydrolase, with the protein MVNITRLVAFLLALSLAAGPAAASSSVPVTGGLSNQPVKNIDYSPLKKQMEKFVRGKKSTFAIYFEDLASGTSFGINADKPMVAASTVKLPMALYINQLVVQGKMHWYDRVSYRKATDYEDGSGVLRYEARDGDTFSLRLLTNLAITISDNVAYRMLARHVGRPNFYAYMKGLGGRTVYPGGKNLTTARDLATYVRATLDFARRHPQEGQRLLDDLAHPSFHIGLPGLLPHQVMVAHKEGDLEGIANDCGVVFSRRPYILVVLSGGVRDTREGFADIARLSKMAYDFQESLPAAEIFPVYQSPVNVSVKPLPPAPWRGH; encoded by the coding sequence ATGGTTAACATTACCCGCCTGGTGGCTTTCTTGCTCGCTTTAAGCCTGGCCGCCGGCCCCGCTGCCGCAAGCAGTAGTGTGCCGGTGACCGGGGGACTTTCCAATCAACCGGTAAAGAATATTGATTACTCACCTTTAAAAAAGCAAATGGAAAAATTTGTGCGCGGGAAAAAGTCCACCTTTGCCATTTACTTTGAGGATCTGGCCTCCGGCACCAGTTTCGGCATTAATGCCGACAAACCAATGGTGGCAGCCAGCACGGTCAAGCTGCCCATGGCTCTGTATATAAACCAACTGGTGGTACAGGGTAAAATGCACTGGTACGACCGGGTGAGTTACCGCAAGGCTACGGATTACGAAGACGGTTCTGGAGTGCTGCGTTACGAAGCCAGGGACGGAGATACCTTTTCCCTGCGCTTGCTGACCAATCTGGCCATCACCATCAGTGATAACGTGGCCTACCGCATGCTGGCCAGGCACGTGGGCCGGCCGAATTTTTATGCCTATATGAAGGGGCTGGGTGGCCGTACAGTCTATCCGGGAGGGAAAAATTTGACCACTGCCCGGGACCTGGCCACCTATGTCAGGGCCACCCTGGATTTCGCCCGGCGCCATCCGCAGGAAGGCCAGCGCCTGCTGGACGATCTGGCCCACCCGTCTTTTCATATCGGCTTACCGGGGTTGCTTCCGCACCAGGTCATGGTGGCCCATAAGGAAGGGGATCTGGAGGGGATAGCCAACGACTGCGGGGTGGTTTTTAGCCGGCGGCCTTACATCCTGGTGGTTCTGTCCGGTGGAGTGAGGGATACCCGGGAGGGTTTTGCCGACATCGCCCGGTTAAGCAAGATGGCTTACGATTTTCAGGAATCTCTCCCGGCGGCTGAAATATTCCCGGTATACCAATCACCGGTAAATGTTTCAGTAAAACCGCTCCCACCGGCACCATGGCGGGGTCACTGA
- a CDS encoding N-acetylmuramoyl-L-alanine amidase family protein: MPRWGPVLHPAPQSFSRFLVMVVIFCLFYRVAAPLGAAPSSNVLAGRVIVIDPGHGGDDPGTVGCHGIVEKDVAMEVSRRVAGVFRQAGARVVLTRDGDREPAGPGGSGGERIEAHDLARRVELANKCGAHLFLSIHLNHFSEPDEYGAQVFYQTGSRESRKLAEAIQAELNKNLVDSGRQALAGDFYVCRNSRMPAVIVEVGFLSHEQESRQLTAPAYQERAARAILQGVVNYFQGDKGEVKQHG, translated from the coding sequence TTGCCGAGGTGGGGACCCGTGTTGCATCCTGCGCCGCAAAGTTTTAGCCGTTTTCTGGTCATGGTGGTTATTTTTTGTCTGTTTTATCGGGTGGCGGCTCCGTTAGGGGCAGCCCCTTCCAGTAACGTCCTGGCCGGACGTGTGATCGTGATTGATCCCGGCCATGGCGGGGACGACCCCGGGACGGTGGGGTGTCACGGTATTGTGGAAAAGGATGTGGCCATGGAGGTCAGCCGGCGGGTGGCGGGCGTTTTCCGGCAGGCCGGGGCCCGGGTGGTGCTGACCAGGGATGGAGACCGGGAACCGGCGGGTCCCGGGGGAAGCGGTGGGGAAAGGATAGAAGCCCACGACCTGGCCCGCCGGGTGGAGCTGGCCAACAAATGCGGTGCCCATCTTTTCCTGAGCATCCACTTAAATCATTTTTCCGAGCCCGATGAATACGGGGCACAGGTATTTTACCAGACCGGTTCCCGGGAAAGCCGGAAACTGGCTGAAGCCATCCAGGCGGAGCTGAACAAGAACCTGGTGGATTCGGGGCGCCAGGCTTTGGCCGGTGACTTTTACGTCTGCCGCAATTCCCGCATGCCGGCGGTAATAGTGGAAGTGGGGTTTTTAAGCCACGAACAAGAATCCCGGCAGCTAACCGCTCCCGCCTATCAGGAACGGGCTGCCCGGGCCATCCTCCAGGGTGTGGTCAATTACTTTCAGGGCGACAAGGGGGAGGTGAAACAGCATGGTTAA
- a CDS encoding iron-sulfur cluster assembly scaffold protein — protein MSFDLDRLAAELQKKVWSQFSDVVIDHANNPRNIGSIEEADGYASVTGLCGDTIQIWLKVKDGRISQITFWTDGCGTTIAAGSMATELAKGKALPEALQITPRDVLDALGGLPEESVHCAFLAANALHEAIKDYRKSQAGHFNGGPQTRSGAEGK, from the coding sequence ATGAGTTTCGATCTGGATAGATTAGCTGCAGAACTCCAGAAAAAAGTATGGTCACAATTCAGCGATGTAGTTATCGATCATGCCAACAATCCCAGGAACATCGGGAGCATTGAAGAAGCAGACGGGTATGCCAGTGTTACCGGCTTATGCGGCGACACGATTCAGATATGGCTGAAGGTAAAAGATGGCAGAATTAGTCAAATTACCTTCTGGACTGACGGCTGCGGCACCACTATTGCCGCCGGTAGTATGGCTACCGAACTGGCCAAGGGCAAGGCTCTACCTGAGGCTTTGCAAATAACACCCCGTGACGTGCTGGATGCTCTGGGGGGATTGCCCGAGGAAAGCGTGCATTGCGCTTTTCTGGCGGCAAACGCCCTGCATGAAGCTATCAAAGATTACCGGAAATCTCAAGCCGGCCATTTCAATGGCGGCCCACAGACCAGATCGGGGGCCGAGGGTAAATAA